The Papaver somniferum cultivar HN1 chromosome 3, ASM357369v1, whole genome shotgun sequence genome includes a region encoding these proteins:
- the LOC113356900 gene encoding probable beta-1,4-xylosyltransferase IRX14H, translating to MKMSVLQNSRRTNTNNSFRGTTIPLDTIASIDPNSKSFSTLFWLVFHCVCCLISLILGFRFSRLLLYLLISTTSSTSYTSTITGTNVVQDQSLGFDKPLTSIPNLENRTSNSRVVVGRHGILIRSWPHPNPSEVLKAHQIIDRVQKEQRIQYGLIKNPKTLIVITPTYVRTFQTLHLTGLIHSLMLVPYDIIWIVVEAGGTSNETANLLANSGLRTVHIGFEEKMPTSWEDRHQVEARMRLRALRVVREERLDGIVMFADDSNMHSMELFDEIQSVKWVGAISIGILVHSGSTDDQFSISKKQENEENLSMPVQGPACNSSGNLAGWHTFSALPYVDKSGTYVGDGAMVLPKKLEWSGFVLNSRLVWQEVEDRPEWVHDLDTLAEDGDILDSPLSLLKDASFVEPLGNCGRKIMLWWLRVEARGDSKFPPRWIIDPPLEVTAPAKRTPWPDAPPEIPTEERVLIFNGIEGRMTDRLPTKISRVSRSRHSSSRNKRKREPTRILETPNSAQSANQ from the exons ATGAAGATGTCTGTATTACAAAACAGCAGAAGAACTAATACTAATAATAGTTTCAGAGGTACAACAATTCCATTAGATACTATTGCTTCTATTGATCCTAATTCGAAATCATTTTCAACTCTTTTTTGGTTGGTTTTTCAttgtgtttgttgtttaattagtctcattttagggtttagattttctCGGCTTCTGCTTTATCTTCTCATTTCTACTACTTCATCAACTTCGTACACATCAACCATTACTGGAACCAATGTTGTTCAAGATCAATCCCTAGGTTTTGATAAACCCCTTACTTCCATTCCGAATCTTGAAAATCGTACTAGTAATAGCCGTGTTGTTGTGGGTAGACATGGGATTTTGATACGCTCATGGCCACATCCAAATCCTAGTGAAGTGCTGAAAGCTCATCAGATAATTGATAGAGTTCAGAAAGAGCAGAGAATTCAATATGGGttgattaaaaaccctaagactTTGATTGTGATTACTCCTACTTATGTTCGTACATTTCAAACTCTTCATCTTACCGGTTTAATTCATTCGTTAATGCTCGTTCCGTATGACATTATATGGATCGTTGTTGAAGCTGGTGGTACTTCAAATGAAACTGCTAATCTTTTAGCCAATTCTGGTCTTCGTACTGTTCATATTGGTTTCGAAGAAAAAATGCCTACTTCTTGGGAGGATCGTCATCAGGTTGAAGCTCGTATGCGTCTACGCGCGTTGAG AGTTGTGAGGGAGGAAAGGTTGGATGGAATCGTGATGTTTGCTGATGATAGTAATATGCATAGTATGGAGCTGTTTGATGAGATTCAGTCCGTTAAGTGGGTTGGTGCTATTTCAATTGGTATATTAGTTCATTCTGGGAGTACAGATGATCAATTTTCTATCTCTAAAAAACAAGAGAATGAGGAGAACTTGTCGATGCCTGTTCAGGGTCCGGCTTGCAATTCATCCGGGAATTTAGCTGGGTGGCATACTTTTAGTGCGTTGCCTTATGTGGATAAGAGTGGGACTTATGTTGGTGATGGGGCAATGGTGTTGCCGAAAAAGTTGGAATGGTCGGGATTTGTATTAAATTCTAGGTTAGTTTGGCAAGAAGTTGAAGATAGGCCAGAATGGGTCCATGATCTCGATACATTGGCTGAAGATGGTGACATTCTTGATAGTCCACTTTCGCTTTTGAAAGATGCTTCTTTTGTTGAGCCTCTTGGTAATTGTGGACGTAAAATTATGCTTTGGTGGCTCCGTGTTGAAGCACGTGGAGATAGCAAATTCCCTCCCAG ATGGATAATTGACCCTCCTCTGGAAGTTACTGCCCCTGCAAAACGTACACCATGGCCAGATGCTCCCCCAGAAATCCCAACCGAGGAGAGAGTATTGATATTCAATGGCATTGAAGGACGCATGACAGACAGGCTGCCAACTAAAATAAGTCGGGTATCCAGGTCGAGACACAGTTCTTCACGAAACAAGAGGAAGCGTGAACCAACAAGGATACTAGAGACTCCAAATTCAGCACAAAGTGCCAATCAATAA